From a single Aneurinibacillus sp. REN35 genomic region:
- a CDS encoding Lrp/AsnC family transcriptional regulator translates to MERDKQRELLHILEENSRRSLDTIATMLDTSVEEVKETVAKLEQEKVIIKYPAIVNWQKVDEDDLVTAMIDVKVTPKREVGFDDVAERIYRFPEVQSVYLMSGAYDLSVVIEGKTMRQVAQFVSEKLSALDSVLSTTTHFILKKYKHDGVILEQPEDDKRMVVTP, encoded by the coding sequence GTGGAGAGAGATAAACAGCGGGAGCTGCTGCATATTCTAGAAGAAAACAGCCGTCGCTCTTTGGATACAATTGCGACGATGCTAGATACCAGCGTAGAAGAGGTTAAAGAAACGGTTGCAAAATTAGAGCAAGAGAAGGTGATCATCAAGTATCCTGCCATCGTAAATTGGCAGAAGGTTGATGAGGACGATCTTGTTACGGCTATGATCGATGTCAAAGTAACGCCAAAGCGTGAAGTCGGATTCGATGACGTGGCAGAACGTATCTATCGTTTTCCCGAAGTACAATCCGTGTATTTAATGTCTGGTGCCTATGATCTGTCTGTCGTCATCGAAGGCAAGACGATGCGTCAGGTAGCACAGTTCGTATCTGAGAAGCTGTCTGCGCTTGATTCCGTTCTTTCGACAACGACACATTTTATTCTAAAAAAATATAAACATGACGGTGTAATTCTAGAACAGCCGGAAGATGACAAAAGGATGGTTGTTACGCCATGA
- a CDS encoding YveK family protein: MPQQEETMNVQEVVTTLRKRFWMIVLVTLFFVAASAGITYLFMTPVYQAKAELLVNKSQVGEKAGSISRNDIESNLQLIETYSVVMKSPRVMDKVAQKMGEPDQSAALTRQINVSAVKDSQVISIEAKDPDPQRAAKVVNTVSETFQQEIKNIMKVDNVQILTTAKANAIGGPVQPKPLVNLAVAFIVGLIFSVALAFLLEYLDNSLKTEEDIEKHLGLPVIGSIAVIEADEKAGVHKAAEKTAQVAAAGERS, translated from the coding sequence ATGCCACAACAAGAAGAAACAATGAATGTACAAGAAGTTGTTACTACTCTTCGTAAGCGATTCTGGATGATTGTTCTCGTCACGCTATTCTTTGTCGCGGCGAGCGCAGGGATTACGTATCTGTTTATGACCCCTGTTTATCAGGCAAAAGCTGAGTTATTGGTGAACAAATCCCAAGTGGGGGAGAAGGCAGGATCGATTTCCCGTAATGATATTGAATCTAACCTACAATTAATTGAGACATATAGTGTCGTCATGAAAAGTCCGCGTGTAATGGATAAGGTAGCACAGAAGATGGGAGAGCCAGATCAAAGTGCAGCGTTGACAAGACAGATTAATGTGTCAGCCGTCAAGGATTCGCAGGTCATCTCCATCGAAGCGAAGGATCCAGATCCGCAGCGGGCAGCCAAAGTCGTCAATACGGTCTCGGAAACATTTCAACAAGAGATCAAAAACATTATGAAAGTCGATAACGTACAGATCCTGACAACGGCGAAAGCGAATGCGATCGGCGGTCCTGTACAGCCGAAGCCTCTTGTGAATTTGGCCGTTGCATTCATTGTTGGTCTTATCTTCTCTGTAGCGCTGGCGTTCCTGCTTGAATACTTGGACAATTCGTTGAAGACGGAAGAGGACATCGAAAAGCATCTCGGTCTTCCGGTTATTGGCTCGATTGCTGTAATTGAAGCCGATGAGAAGGCAGGCGTCCACAAGGCGGCAGAAAAAACAGCCCAAGTGGCGGCGGCAGGTGAGAGATCATGA
- a CDS encoding flagellar hook-basal body protein, with amino-acid sequence MLRGLDAAASGMIANQARQDALTNNLANVNTPGYKADHSTFRTFPELLLERIRDNEAGVAGLPAFPGPKQMIGRLSHGVYNQELVPNFLQGDVLETGKVLDVALVDEGLPMVEANGEQVQPRMFFAIQKPGEEGTYYTRSGNWTMNAQGQLTTLEGYPVLAANGQPINLRALLGNAPLNKQNLQVTPSGQLIAPGNPTAPPIQLGLHRIDNPAGTLMKEADTTFRYTGQGAPALYNPQNDTPVSIRQGYIERSNVDSGQTMINLMTVLRSYESNQRVLQAYDMTLQKLNEVGKL; translated from the coding sequence ATGCTGCGTGGATTAGATGCTGCTGCCTCTGGTATGATTGCCAATCAGGCGCGGCAGGACGCATTGACGAACAATCTGGCGAACGTGAATACGCCAGGCTATAAAGCCGATCATTCCACTTTCCGTACGTTTCCTGAGCTACTGTTAGAGAGGATTCGCGACAATGAAGCCGGAGTGGCTGGATTGCCTGCATTTCCTGGACCTAAGCAGATGATTGGACGCCTCTCCCATGGAGTGTACAATCAGGAGCTGGTGCCGAACTTCCTCCAGGGAGATGTGCTTGAAACCGGTAAAGTGCTTGACGTGGCACTGGTTGATGAAGGTCTGCCGATGGTGGAAGCGAATGGAGAACAGGTGCAGCCTCGCATGTTCTTCGCCATTCAAAAGCCCGGAGAAGAAGGGACGTACTATACGCGTAGCGGTAACTGGACAATGAACGCGCAGGGACAGTTGACCACGCTAGAAGGCTATCCCGTGCTGGCTGCTAATGGACAGCCCATTAATTTACGGGCGCTTCTTGGCAATGCGCCGTTGAATAAACAGAATTTGCAGGTGACACCTTCTGGACAGTTGATTGCGCCGGGCAATCCGACCGCACCTCCTATACAGCTCGGACTGCATCGTATCGATAATCCGGCTGGCACGCTTATGAAGGAAGCCGATACGACGTTCCGCTATACTGGGCAGGGAGCTCCGGCATTATATAACCCACAAAACGATACGCCTGTATCGATAAGGCAAGGGTATATTGAGCGTTCTAATGTAGATAGCGGACAGACGATGATTAACCTAATGACGGTACTGCGCAGCTACGAGTCCAATCAGCGCGTACTGCAGGCATATGATATGACACTTCAGAAGTTAAATGAAGTCGGGAAATTGTAA
- a CDS encoding CpsD/CapB family tyrosine-protein kinase — protein sequence MSTIGVLNKRYEKLIAHWDPKSPVSEAYRTLRTNIQFAGVDQEIKTILVTSTAPEEGKSTTSANLAVVTAQAGKRTLYIDADLRKPTGHQTFYVSNRRGLTSFLAGQTALENTVQQTGIENLFVMTAGPIPPNPSELLGSKKMRAALEELQTHFDFIILDTPPTLAVADSTILARMVDGCILVVNSGKTNRDMAKKAKQQLENAHARLLGIVLNNKKAKKNEDYYYYYQQ from the coding sequence ATGAGTACAATTGGCGTATTAAACAAGCGGTATGAAAAGCTAATAGCACACTGGGACCCGAAATCCCCAGTATCAGAAGCGTACCGAACCCTGCGTACGAATATACAATTCGCAGGTGTGGACCAGGAAATCAAAACCATTCTTGTGACAAGTACTGCTCCGGAAGAAGGGAAGTCGACGACATCGGCAAATCTAGCGGTAGTAACCGCACAGGCGGGCAAGCGTACGCTGTATATTGATGCAGACCTGCGGAAGCCTACCGGACATCAGACCTTTTATGTGTCAAACCGTCGCGGCTTGACAAGCTTTCTCGCCGGACAGACCGCATTGGAGAATACGGTACAGCAGACGGGCATTGAGAATTTGTTCGTCATGACGGCCGGGCCGATTCCCCCGAATCCATCGGAGCTTCTGGGATCGAAGAAGATGCGGGCAGCCTTAGAAGAACTGCAGACTCATTTTGATTTCATTATTCTGGATACGCCGCCTACGCTGGCTGTAGCGGATTCCACTATCCTGGCAAGGATGGTGGACGGCTGCATCCTGGTGGTTAACTCAGGTAAGACGAACCGTGATATGGCGAAGAAAGCGAAGCAGCAGTTGGAGAATGCGCATGCCCGTCTGCTTGGCATTGTGCTCAACAACAAGAAGGCAAAGAAGAACGAAGACTATTATTATTACTACCAGCAATAG
- a CDS encoding flagellar hook-basal body protein, protein MNHSMINSAAGMRAMQLRVDTIANNIANSDTVGYKNQDTAFASLLVRHLDNQPYASKEPNRLTPLGTRPGFGAKEAILQTDFNQGAVKNTDVPTDLYLQGEQAFFRIQRMQANGEQASLFTRNGNFKLMPMNGALQLVTETGDFVMNNGDNPQPVTIPAGATNFTVKADGQILYRLNGSEQLGARIGVYSVQNPNMLSQVGENYYQVPQEYTQLSNPGRAQIPQGIAVHQGGLEMSNVDLRKEMTTLIEAQRALQFNARALSYNDQMSDITNRIFRG, encoded by the coding sequence ATGAACCATTCTATGATTAACTCCGCCGCCGGTATGCGCGCGATGCAGCTGCGTGTAGATACGATTGCTAACAATATCGCCAATTCTGATACGGTAGGATACAAGAATCAAGATACAGCGTTTGCTTCCCTTCTGGTTCGTCACCTCGATAACCAGCCGTATGCTTCAAAGGAACCGAACCGGCTTACTCCATTAGGTACACGGCCTGGTTTTGGAGCGAAGGAAGCGATACTGCAGACGGATTTTAATCAGGGCGCAGTGAAGAATACAGATGTGCCAACCGACCTTTATTTGCAAGGCGAGCAGGCATTTTTTCGTATTCAGCGCATGCAGGCGAACGGCGAACAGGCATCATTGTTCACAAGAAATGGTAATTTCAAGCTCATGCCGATGAACGGCGCCCTGCAACTGGTTACTGAGACAGGCGATTTTGTTATGAATAACGGAGACAACCCGCAACCGGTTACGATTCCGGCTGGAGCCACTAACTTCACGGTTAAGGCGGACGGACAAATCCTGTATCGGTTGAACGGAAGCGAGCAGCTTGGTGCACGTATTGGCGTATATAGCGTCCAGAATCCGAATATGCTGTCGCAAGTCGGGGAAAATTATTATCAGGTTCCTCAGGAATATACCCAGCTAAGCAATCCGGGGCGTGCACAGATCCCGCAGGGTATCGCTGTACATCAAGGAGGACTTGAGATGTCCAATGTCGATCTGCGTAAAGAAATGACGACATTGATCGAAGCGCAGCGCGCCCTTCAATTCAATGCGCGTGCTCTTTCGTATAATGATCAGATGTCGGACATCACCAATCGAATTTTTAGAGGTTGA
- the spoIID gene encoding stage II sporulation protein D, giving the protein MKPIFYTIAAMIAVLLVVPSVLVLIYPESTGMPPQQQVVTTAVPPVSMPKISGNVIDFSVRVFRVETGKIDSVPLEDYVAGVVSGEMPAEFEIEALKAQALAARTYLALRLLKKDVTDVPKGAHVTDTVKHQVYMDDRQRKEAWGSSYTWKKARIQQAVDETIGQVLTYQQEPINATFFSTSNGYTENSEEYWENKIPYLRSVKVPWDTVSPRYQESITMTVDQLEKRLKTKIAQPAAAGDGTWQKVLSRTVGQRVKEIKIGDKTFTGREVRTKLGLNSSHFSMSVEKGKVVIRTLGYGHGVGMSQWGANGMAKEGKTAQEIVAYFYKGITIESGEKWFK; this is encoded by the coding sequence ATGAAACCGATCTTTTATACGATTGCCGCTATGATTGCAGTTTTACTTGTGGTTCCGTCTGTGCTCGTACTGATCTATCCGGAATCAACCGGAATGCCGCCACAGCAGCAGGTGGTTACGACGGCCGTACCCCCTGTTTCTATGCCAAAGATCAGTGGGAATGTTATTGATTTCTCGGTGCGTGTGTTTCGGGTCGAGACAGGAAAAATCGACTCGGTACCCTTAGAGGATTACGTGGCAGGAGTCGTATCGGGAGAGATGCCTGCTGAGTTTGAGATAGAAGCGCTGAAAGCGCAAGCGCTCGCTGCGCGAACGTATTTGGCTTTGCGCCTTTTGAAAAAAGACGTTACTGATGTGCCTAAAGGCGCCCATGTTACAGATACAGTCAAGCACCAAGTATATATGGACGACCGACAGCGCAAGGAAGCATGGGGAAGTTCCTATACATGGAAGAAGGCGCGAATCCAGCAGGCGGTGGATGAAACGATCGGACAAGTTCTCACCTATCAGCAGGAGCCGATCAATGCCACGTTCTTCTCTACGAGCAACGGATATACTGAGAATTCAGAGGAATACTGGGAAAATAAAATTCCGTATTTGCGCAGCGTAAAAGTACCGTGGGATACTGTTTCACCGCGCTATCAAGAGAGTATCACGATGACGGTAGACCAACTGGAGAAACGGCTTAAAACAAAAATTGCACAACCGGCTGCCGCAGGAGACGGCACATGGCAGAAGGTGCTGTCACGTACCGTAGGCCAGCGGGTGAAAGAAATCAAAATCGGAGATAAAACCTTTACTGGACGGGAAGTCCGTACCAAGCTGGGTTTGAATTCTTCCCATTTTTCGATGAGTGTAGAAAAAGGCAAGGTTGTGATTCGTACGCTTGGATATGGGCATGGAGTGGGCATGAGTCAGTGGGGAGCGAACGGCATGGCCAAAGAAGGAAAGACAGCACAAGAAATTGTGGCGTATTTCTATAAAGGCATTACCATCGAAAGCGGAGAGAAGTGGTTCAAGTAA
- a CDS encoding aminotransferase, whose protein sequence is MSMSHVANSRLSRTIQSIPPSGIRRFFELASSMEGVVSLGVGEPDFVTPWSTREAAITSLERGYTAYTSNSGMYELREAICQYLASSFDVHYNPDNETVVTVGASEGIDLALRAILDPGDEVLVVEPCYVSYDPSVRLAGGVPVAIQTSIEQQFKLKPEDIEAKITDRTKAIIFCFPNNPTGSIMTREELAALAGVVEKHDLIVISDEIYAELTYDTNHTSFASLPGMKDRTILLSGFSKAFAMTGWRVGYAAGPEDIIQAMVKIHQYTMLCAPIMGQVAALESLRHGMEAKDRMVESYRQRRNYIVKSFEQIGLSCHQPQGAFYAFPSIESTGMTAEEFAENLILEQKVAVVPGHVFGEGGAKHIRCSYATSLENLEIAIDRMDAFLQAHK, encoded by the coding sequence ATGAGTATGTCTCACGTTGCTAACAGTCGTCTGTCCCGTACGATTCAATCGATTCCACCATCCGGTATCCGCCGCTTTTTCGAATTGGCATCTTCAATGGAAGGTGTCGTCTCACTTGGAGTAGGGGAGCCGGACTTCGTTACACCATGGAGCACGCGCGAAGCAGCCATCACTTCACTTGAGAGGGGATATACTGCTTATACGTCTAACAGCGGCATGTATGAACTGCGTGAAGCGATTTGTCAGTATTTAGCATCGTCTTTCGATGTGCACTACAATCCGGATAACGAAACAGTAGTTACTGTTGGAGCCAGTGAAGGAATTGATCTCGCACTGCGCGCAATCCTCGATCCAGGTGATGAGGTGCTGGTGGTCGAGCCGTGCTATGTATCATACGATCCGTCCGTTCGTTTGGCAGGCGGAGTTCCTGTTGCGATCCAAACATCAATCGAGCAGCAGTTCAAATTAAAGCCGGAAGATATCGAGGCAAAAATTACAGACCGAACAAAAGCGATTATCTTCTGCTTTCCAAACAATCCGACCGGATCGATTATGACGAGAGAAGAGCTTGCTGCGCTTGCTGGTGTAGTAGAGAAACATGATCTGATCGTAATTTCTGACGAGATCTATGCGGAGTTAACGTATGATACAAACCATACAAGCTTTGCCTCTCTTCCAGGTATGAAAGACCGGACCATCCTGCTTTCAGGATTCTCTAAAGCCTTCGCAATGACCGGATGGCGGGTTGGATATGCGGCAGGACCGGAGGATATTATCCAAGCAATGGTCAAAATTCATCAATATACAATGCTGTGTGCGCCAATTATGGGGCAGGTAGCAGCACTCGAATCGCTGCGTCATGGCATGGAAGCGAAAGACCGCATGGTAGAGAGCTACCGTCAGCGGCGGAATTATATTGTGAAGTCGTTTGAGCAGATTGGTCTGTCCTGTCATCAACCGCAGGGTGCTTTCTATGCGTTTCCGTCTATTGAGTCTACGGGGATGACAGCGGAGGAATTCGCCGAGAATCTAATTCTCGAACAGAAAGTGGCCGTTGTACCAGGTCATGTCTTTGGTGAAGGCGGAGCCAAGCATATCCGCTGCTCGTATGCAACATCGCTAGAAAACTTGGAAATTGCCATTGATCGCATGGATGCATTTCTTCAAGCACACAAGTAA
- the mreB gene encoding rod shape-determining protein: protein MLGKDIGIDLGTANVVIYVKGSGVVLDEPSVVAIDSMTKRVLAVGEEARRMVGRTPGNIVAIRPLRDGVIADFDITEAMLNHFVKKIGVKGFMARPRILICTPTNITSVEQKAIREAAQRCGAREVFLEEEPKVAAVGAGMDIFQPYGNMVVDMGGGTTDVAVLSMGDIVTASSIKMAGDKCDVAIMKYIKDKYKLLIGERTAEDIKVQIGTVFHGSRKDEIDIRGRDMVTGLPQTVTITSEEVCAALQEVAQAIVLASKSVLERTPPELSADIIDHGIMLTGGGALLHGLDHLLANELKVPVLVAENPMACVAMGTGIMLENLDKSPQIAQRKLRKKMFS, encoded by the coding sequence ATGTTGGGCAAAGATATTGGAATTGATTTGGGAACGGCCAACGTCGTTATCTATGTCAAGGGAAGCGGCGTTGTGCTTGATGAACCATCGGTCGTAGCGATTGATAGCATGACGAAGCGAGTGTTGGCTGTAGGAGAAGAAGCGCGCCGTATGGTCGGCCGCACACCGGGGAATATTGTCGCCATTCGTCCGCTTCGGGACGGGGTAATTGCGGATTTTGACATTACAGAAGCAATGCTGAATCATTTTGTGAAGAAAATAGGTGTAAAAGGGTTCATGGCGCGGCCGCGCATCTTGATTTGTACTCCAACTAACATTACGTCCGTTGAACAGAAAGCGATTCGGGAAGCGGCACAGCGATGCGGAGCGCGAGAAGTGTTCCTGGAAGAAGAACCTAAAGTGGCTGCTGTAGGGGCCGGAATGGATATTTTTCAACCGTACGGCAATATGGTGGTCGATATGGGCGGTGGAACAACCGATGTAGCCGTGCTTTCTATGGGAGACATCGTCACCGCCTCTTCTATTAAGATGGCCGGGGACAAGTGTGATGTTGCGATTATGAAGTATATTAAAGACAAGTACAAGCTTCTAATCGGCGAGCGCACCGCTGAAGATATTAAGGTTCAGATCGGTACCGTTTTTCATGGATCACGTAAGGACGAGATCGATATTCGCGGCCGCGACATGGTCACTGGATTGCCGCAGACGGTTACGATTACCTCGGAAGAAGTATGCGCAGCACTGCAGGAGGTAGCACAGGCAATCGTTCTTGCTTCAAAGTCCGTGCTGGAGCGTACGCCGCCTGAGCTGTCTGCTGACATTATTGATCACGGAATTATGCTTACGGGCGGCGGAGCTTTGCTGCACGGATTGGATCATCTGCTTGCCAACGAGTTAAAAGTTCCGGTGCTTGTGGCAGAGAATCCGATGGCCTGCGTAGCAATGGGAACAGGCATTATGCTTGAGAATTTGGACAAGTCCCCACAAATTGCGCAACGTAAATTACGGAAAAAGATGTTCTCTTAG
- the murA gene encoding UDP-N-acetylglucosamine 1-carboxyvinyltransferase → MDKIIIRGGRRLSGKVRVHGAKNAVLPIIAASILAEEGTSTIHEVPGLDDVYTISEVIRALNVNIQYDSKAETLTVDASALSKVEAPYEWVRKMRASFLVMGSLLARKGAARIPLPGGCAIGSRGIDQHLKGFEAMGAKVEIGQGYIYASVEGRLKGTKIYLDIPSVGATENIMMAAVLAEGTTTIENVAQEPEIVDLANYLNAMGARVRGAGTDTIRIEGVERMTGAVHSVIPDRIEAGTFMVAAAITRGDVFIENAITDHLKPVVAKLREMGVTIEEMENGARVYCSPELKCVDVKTLPHPGFPTDMQAQFMAVMLSATGSSMITETVFENRFMHVDEFKRMGANIKIEGRTSIISGQSRLTGAKVKATDLRAGAALILAGLIADGETEVTELHHVDRGYVDIVSKLRGLGADIERHNTPVVQLVKDEANDEMAVTASSSKASLA, encoded by the coding sequence GTGGACAAGATTATTATCCGCGGTGGACGACGTCTATCCGGAAAGGTACGGGTACACGGCGCAAAAAATGCCGTACTTCCCATTATTGCAGCATCCATTCTGGCAGAAGAAGGCACGAGTACCATTCATGAAGTGCCTGGTTTAGATGATGTGTATACAATTAGCGAAGTGATTCGCGCATTAAATGTAAATATACAATACGATAGCAAAGCTGAAACACTGACCGTGGATGCAAGCGCCTTATCCAAGGTAGAGGCGCCTTATGAATGGGTTCGCAAAATGCGGGCTTCTTTCCTTGTAATGGGCTCACTTCTGGCACGTAAAGGAGCGGCACGAATTCCACTGCCGGGCGGATGTGCGATTGGTTCGCGAGGCATCGATCAGCACTTGAAAGGCTTTGAAGCTATGGGTGCCAAAGTCGAGATCGGTCAAGGCTATATTTATGCCAGTGTAGAGGGAAGATTAAAGGGTACAAAAATTTATCTCGACATTCCAAGTGTAGGTGCAACAGAGAACATTATGATGGCGGCCGTGCTTGCTGAAGGTACGACCACGATCGAGAATGTTGCTCAGGAGCCGGAAATCGTTGATTTGGCGAACTACTTAAATGCCATGGGAGCGCGTGTGCGCGGAGCCGGAACGGACACCATTCGCATTGAAGGGGTAGAACGCATGACTGGGGCCGTACATAGCGTAATTCCAGATCGGATTGAAGCGGGAACTTTCATGGTAGCTGCAGCCATTACGCGTGGTGATGTATTTATCGAGAATGCCATTACGGACCACTTGAAGCCGGTTGTAGCGAAGCTGCGGGAGATGGGTGTAACGATCGAAGAGATGGAAAACGGTGCACGTGTATATTGCAGTCCTGAACTTAAATGTGTGGATGTCAAGACACTGCCGCATCCAGGTTTTCCAACAGACATGCAGGCGCAGTTCATGGCTGTCATGCTTTCAGCAACAGGCAGCAGCATGATTACGGAGACGGTATTCGAAAACCGTTTTATGCATGTTGATGAATTCAAACGGATGGGTGCTAATATTAAGATTGAGGGACGTACTTCAATCATTAGCGGTCAATCTCGTTTGACTGGGGCTAAAGTAAAAGCTACCGATTTGCGTGCAGGTGCAGCACTCATTTTGGCGGGCTTGATTGCGGACGGTGAGACGGAAGTAACTGAGCTGCACCATGTGGACCGTGGCTATGTTGATATCGTCAGCAAGCTGCGTGGTTTGGGTGCTGACATTGAACGTCATAATACACCGGTTGTACAGCTTGTTAAAGATGAGGCAAATGATGAAATGGCTGTAACGGCTTCTTCTTCCAAAGCATCACTTGCCTAA
- a CDS encoding tyrosine-protein phosphatase, protein MNVDIHNHILWGLDDGAKSPEDTIALARDAVHNGITHVIATPHHKDSQYENPASVILQRVEEANHLLTERGIDLTILPGMELHLYGDIVADFRAAERTLLTLNETECYVLLEFPYDHVPAYAQQLLFDLQVEGYVPIIAHPERNHDIRERPSILYRMVEKGALAQLTAASVAGEFSAKYRTISRRFIEHDLIHFIASDAHNVTRRGFALQAAYDWIDEEIGPEYTRFFQENARRLVSGQDIAAPVPRSFEKKKKRKKFLGIF, encoded by the coding sequence ATGAATGTAGACATTCATAATCATATTTTGTGGGGGCTTGATGACGGAGCCAAAAGCCCGGAGGATACGATTGCGCTGGCGCGTGATGCGGTACACAACGGCATCACGCATGTGATCGCGACACCACACCACAAAGATAGCCAATATGAGAATCCCGCTTCCGTTATTCTTCAGCGGGTAGAAGAAGCGAATCACCTGCTTACAGAGCGAGGGATTGACTTAACGATATTGCCGGGGATGGAATTGCATCTGTACGGGGATATTGTGGCGGATTTTCGGGCGGCAGAACGGACGCTTCTGACATTGAATGAGACAGAATGCTATGTGCTGCTTGAGTTCCCGTATGATCATGTACCTGCCTATGCACAGCAGCTTCTGTTCGATTTGCAGGTCGAAGGCTACGTCCCGATCATTGCACACCCGGAGCGCAATCATGACATAAGGGAACGCCCGTCTATTCTATACCGCATGGTAGAGAAAGGGGCGCTCGCCCAGTTGACGGCGGCAAGCGTCGCGGGAGAGTTCAGCGCGAAATACCGCACGATTTCCCGCAGATTCATTGAACATGATTTGATACATTTTATTGCCTCTGATGCACATAATGTTACGCGCCGAGGGTTTGCTCTTCAGGCGGCGTATGATTGGATCGATGAGGAGATAGGGCCGGAGTACACGCGATTTTTTCAAGAGAATGCGCGGCGGCTCGTCTCCGGTCAGGATATTGCAGCGCCGGTTCCGCGCTCGTTTGAGAAAAAGAAAAAACGAAAGAAATTCTTAGGGATTTTTTAG
- a CDS encoding peptidoglycan DD-metalloendopeptidase family protein: MDEQKKSTKSSSPVQKVKAGGWRRVLGKTWIFPAMYLGAAAIILAGVMWYQSSKDFSTTPAKPQAAPQQSSEPMKVAQGGNEQPAVPVQASDDKLAWPAKQDTTKKVMGFFDDMSDKKDQEAALVQYDNSYWPNTGIAIAAKDKKTFEVTASAAGKVVKAERDPMLGYQVEIEHKDGISTVYASLEDTKVNVGDNVDRGAVLGMAGRNVFEKDLGIHLHFEVHKNGEAVEPEKYLPQAENAAQAK, encoded by the coding sequence ATGGATGAACAAAAAAAATCAACTAAATCCTCCTCACCTGTCCAAAAAGTGAAGGCCGGTGGATGGAGACGTGTATTAGGTAAGACTTGGATTTTTCCCGCAATGTATCTAGGCGCAGCAGCTATCATTCTCGCGGGTGTAATGTGGTATCAGAGCAGCAAGGATTTTTCAACTACCCCAGCGAAACCGCAAGCTGCACCGCAGCAGAGTTCTGAGCCGATGAAAGTTGCTCAAGGCGGCAATGAACAGCCTGCCGTTCCGGTACAAGCATCTGACGATAAGCTGGCATGGCCAGCCAAGCAAGATACAACTAAGAAAGTAATGGGCTTCTTCGATGATATGTCTGATAAGAAGGATCAGGAAGCGGCGCTTGTCCAATATGACAACTCCTACTGGCCGAATACCGGTATCGCTATTGCAGCCAAAGACAAAAAAACATTTGAAGTCACAGCTTCAGCAGCAGGGAAGGTAGTTAAGGCAGAGCGCGATCCGATGCTTGGCTATCAGGTAGAAATTGAGCACAAGGATGGAATCTCCACCGTGTATGCGAGCCTTGAGGATACGAAAGTGAATGTTGGTGACAACGTGGATCGTGGTGCAGTGCTCGGCATGGCCGGCCGCAATGTCTTCGAAAAAGATCTTGGTATTCACTTACATTTTGAGGTACACAAAAACGGGGAAGCAGTCGAGCCTGAGAAGTATTTGCCGCAGGCGGAGAATGCAGCCCAGGCAAAATAA
- a CDS encoding DNA-directed RNA polymerase subunit beta, producing MSEQSKTSQRATASGAVAQEGKEKNAAVKKRAKRRGGMPLLLKIMLVPFLLFIALLAGLIAGYSIVGNGSALDVFDMNTWKHMYNLVFG from the coding sequence ATGTCGGAACAGAGTAAAACATCCCAACGGGCTACCGCTTCAGGTGCGGTGGCACAGGAAGGTAAAGAAAAGAACGCGGCTGTAAAAAAGAGAGCAAAGCGAAGAGGCGGAATGCCGCTGTTGCTTAAGATTATGCTGGTTCCGTTTCTGCTTTTTATAGCTCTGCTTGCTGGACTGATTGCAGGATACAGCATTGTAGGAAACGGTTCAGCTCTTGACGTGTTTGATATGAATACATGGAAGCATATGTATAACCTTGTGTTCGGGTAA
- the spoIIID gene encoding sporulation transcriptional regulator SpoIIID, producing the protein MHDYIKERTMKIGHYIVETRNTVRKIAKEFGVSKSTVHKDLTERLPEINPELANEVKEILEYHKSVRHLRGGEATKIKYKRKSKSYRKEEAEELA; encoded by the coding sequence GTGCACGATTACATCAAGGAGCGGACGATGAAAATCGGCCACTACATTGTGGAAACCCGTAATACCGTTCGCAAGATTGCCAAAGAGTTTGGCGTGTCGAAAAGTACGGTGCACAAGGATTTGACGGAACGACTGCCTGAGATTAATCCCGAGCTGGCGAACGAAGTCAAAGAAATTCTGGAATATCACAAATCGGTCCGTCATCTGCGGGGAGGAGAAGCGACAAAAATTAAGTACAAAAGAAAGAGCAAATCTTATCGGAAGGAGGAAGCGGAAGAGCTTGCATAG